The sequence GCTCGCGGCGCTCGCGCGGATGCCCGCGCGCCGACCTGCCTACGATCCGGGACTCGCCGTGACCGTCGCGGGCATCGACTTTCCCTCGCCGGTGGGCCTCGCCGCCGGGCTCGACAAGGATGCCGCGGCGGCGGACGCCCTGCTCGGCCTCGGCTTCGGCTCGGTCGAGGTCGGCACGGTCACGCCGCAGCCGCAGGCGGGCAATCCGCGCCCGCGCCTCTTCCGGCTGGAAGCGGATGAGGGCATCATCAACCGGATGGGCTTCAACAATCGCGGCCACGCCGCCGCCTTTGCGCGGCTGGCACGACGCGACCGCAGCCTGGGCATCGTCGGCGTCAATATCGGCGCGAACAAGGATGCGGCCGACCGGATCGCCGATTATGCCGTCGGCGTGCGGACGATGGCGCCGGTCGCCGATTATCTGACGGTCAACATCTCCTCGCCCAACACGCCGGGGCTGCGCAGCCTGCAGGACGCGCAGGCGCTCGACGCGCTGCTGGAGGCGGTGATGGCGGCGCGGCCGGCGGGCGGCCCGCCGATCTTCCTGAAGATCGCGCCCGATCTCGCCCCCGCCGACATCGACGCGATCGCGCGCGTGGTGATCGACCGGCGAGTCGATGCGCTCATCATCGGCAACACCACGCTCAGCCGCCCGCCGCTCGCATCGCGCCATCGCGACGAGGCCGGCGGCCTGTCGGGCAAGCCACTGCAGAGCCTTGCCGCCGCACGGCTGCGCGACGTGCGCCGCGCGACCGGCGGGGGGGTGCCACTGGTGGCGGTGGGCGGGATCGACAGCGGCGCGGAGGCCTATGCGCGCATCTGCGCGGGGGCGAGCCTCGTCCAGATCTACTCCGCGATAATTTTTTCGGGTCCATCGCTTCCGCGACGGATCCAAACGGAACTGGCCGCGTTACTGGTTGCGGATGGCCACTCCAGTATCCGTTCGGCCATCGGTATCGGCGACCCGTCACCCTAGACGACGGGCGTTTAGGAGAGGATGCCGATGCTGGACGACGGCACGCCGCAATCAGCCGTTCCCGCGATCGTCAGCGTGCTGGTCTTCCTCGGCGCCAATTACGTGATCGGCTATAATATCGGCGAGGGCACGACCCGCTCGCCCGCTGCCGGCGTCGCGTTCGCCGCGATCATGCCCTGCCTGACGTTGCTGCTGCTCGCGCTGACCGGCGGCGGCGCGGTACGGCGCGGCGCCATTCCCCGCGACGAATAAGCGAATTCTTTCTTCGGCATGGCGGTTGCCGCCACCGCTTGCCGCGCGGCGACGAGGCCTTATGACCGCGGCATGATCCGGCGCCTGCTCTGTCTCGCCGCAGCGTGCGCGCTCGGCTGTTCCCAGTCCCTCCCCGCACGCGCGCCGCGCACCGAGCCGGGCATGGTCTCTGCCGCCGATCCGCGCGCGGCGGCGGCCGGTGCCGAGATCCTGCGCGCCGGCGGCAGCGCGGCCGATGCGGTGATCGCGATGATGCTCGCGCTCAACGTCGTCGAGCCGCAAAGCTCGGGCATCGGCGGCGGCGGCTTCATGGTCCACCACGATGCGCGCGCCGGCACGACCGATACGTTCGACGGGCGCGAGATGGCGCCGGCAGCGGCGGACGACCATTGGTTCTATCGCGACGGCCAGCCGCTGTCGCACGGCGCCGCGATCCCGGGTGGCCGCAGCGTCGGCGTGCCCGGCAATCTGCGGATGATGGCGCTGGCGCATGCCAAGCATGGCCGCCTGCCGTGGGCGCAATTGTTCCAGCCGGCGATCCGGCTGGCACGCGACGGCTTCGCTGTGACGCCGCGCCTGCATAATTCGCTCGGCCAATATGGCGGCCATGTCGACGCCTGGGCGCGCGGCCATTTCTTCGGTCCCGATGGGCAGGCATGGCCGGTCGGCGCGATCCTCAAGGATCCCGAACAGGCCGCCCTGTTCGCGCGCATCGCCAAGGAAGGCCCCGGCGCCTTCTACACCGGCGCCAATGCCGAGGCGCTGGTGCGCGCGGTCAACGGCGCCGCGCGCAACCCGTCGAAGATGACGGCGGCCGACCTGACCGACTATGCCGCGCATGATCGGCCGCCAGTGTGCGGCACCTATCGCATCTATCGCGTCTGCGGGATGGGCTCGCCCTCGGCGGGCGGCACGACCGTGCTGATGATCCTGAAGCAGCTCGAACGCTTCGACATGGCGAAGCTGGGCAAGGATTCGGCAGTCACGTGGCACCTGCTCGCCGAATCGGAGCGGCTGGCTTATGCCGATCGCGACGCGTGGATGGGCGATACCGATCATGTGACGGTGCCGACCAAGGGGTTGCTCGATCCCGCCTATCTCGCCAGCCGCTCGGCGTTGATCGCACCCGAGCGGACGATGGCGAAGGTGACGCCCGGCACCCCGCCGGGCGCGCCCACGCCGCCCCGCGCGGTGCCGATCGACGAGCATGGCACCACCGACATGGTCGCGGTTGATCGGCAGGGCGACGTCGCCGAGGTGACCTCGACGATCGAGAGCCCGTTCGGATCGGGGCTGACCGTCGCCGG is a genomic window of Sphingomonas nostoxanthinifaciens containing:
- a CDS encoding quinone-dependent dihydroorotate dehydrogenase gives rise to the protein MALYPLLRPLLFRMDAERAHHFALAALARMPARRPAYDPGLAVTVAGIDFPSPVGLAAGLDKDAAAADALLGLGFGSVEVGTVTPQPQAGNPRPRLFRLEADEGIINRMGFNNRGHAAAFARLARRDRSLGIVGVNIGANKDAADRIADYAVGVRTMAPVADYLTVNISSPNTPGLRSLQDAQALDALLEAVMAARPAGGPPIFLKIAPDLAPADIDAIARVVIDRRVDALIIGNTTLSRPPLASRHRDEAGGLSGKPLQSLAAARLRDVRRATGGGVPLVAVGGIDSGAEAYARICAGASLVQIYSAIIFSGPSLPRRIQTELAALLVADGHSSIRSAIGIGDPSP
- a CDS encoding gamma-glutamyltransferase family protein; the encoded protein is MIRRLLCLAAACALGCSQSLPARAPRTEPGMVSAADPRAAAAGAEILRAGGSAADAVIAMMLALNVVEPQSSGIGGGGFMVHHDARAGTTDTFDGREMAPAAADDHWFYRDGQPLSHGAAIPGGRSVGVPGNLRMMALAHAKHGRLPWAQLFQPAIRLARDGFAVTPRLHNSLGQYGGHVDAWARGHFFGPDGQAWPVGAILKDPEQAALFARIAKEGPGAFYTGANAEALVRAVNGAARNPSKMTAADLTDYAAHDRPPVCGTYRIYRVCGMGSPSAGGTTVLMILKQLERFDMAKLGKDSAVTWHLLAESERLAYADRDAWMGDTDHVTVPTKGLLDPAYLASRSALIAPERTMAKVTPGTPPGAPTPPRAVPIDEHGTTDMVAVDRQGDVAEVTSTIESPFGSGLTVAGLFLNNELTDFDIVPVRDGALVPNRVGPHKRPRSSMSPTIVYGPDGRVRIALGAAGGSTIIAQVAKALVAVLDWHMSAQDAIALGLLYAPSVGGVAEQGTQLEPMMPALAQLGETLRVAPLGLKANAIERVGGHWRGAADPRSEGVALSETGASGTITRATRLKNTPPE